In one Shinella zoogloeoides genomic region, the following are encoded:
- the apaG gene encoding Co2+/Mg2+ efflux protein ApaG encodes MYRALTHDIEVTVEPYYLADQSDPDDSRYVWGYRVVISNHSDVAVRLVTRYWNITDQNGQVDEVNGPGVIGEQPVLRPGDTYEYSSGCPLETPSGIMFGRYRMEAENGEAFDVAIPAFSLDTPGQVRVLN; translated from the coding sequence ATGTATCGTGCGCTGACCCACGACATCGAAGTGACCGTAGAGCCATACTATCTGGCCGATCAGTCCGACCCAGACGACAGCCGCTATGTCTGGGGATACCGGGTCGTCATCTCGAACCATTCCGATGTCGCCGTACGGCTGGTGACGCGCTACTGGAACATCACCGACCAGAACGGCCAGGTGGACGAGGTCAACGGACCGGGCGTCATCGGCGAGCAGCCGGTGCTGCGCCCCGGCGATACCTATGAATATTCCTCGGGCTGCCCGCTCGAAACGCCTTCCGGCATCATGTTCGGCCGCTACCGGATGGAAGCGGAGAATGGCGAAGCCTTCGACGTCGCCATTCCCGCCTTCTCGCTGGACACACCGGGCCAGGTTCGGGTTCTAAACTGA
- a CDS encoding 2'-deoxycytidine 5'-triphosphate deaminase, whose protein sequence is MASATRSTGILADSAIRGLFDGGRLKSEALLDEDQIQPASLDLRLGARAFRVRASFLPGPSNLVADKLDRLKLHVIDLSEGAVLETGCVYIVPLMESLDLPPELAASANPKSSTGRLDIFTRVITDRAQEFDKIPAGYCGPLYLEISPRTFPIVVRRGSRLSQIRFRKGNALLGESELLALHGSDTLVASETPNVSGGGIALSIDLKGTGPEGLIGYRGKHHTAVVDVDRKNQHDIFDFWEPLFSRGRNELILDPDEFYILVSREAVHVPPRYAAEMTPFDPLVGEFRVHYAGFFDPGFGHAPAGGSGSRAVLEVRSHEVPFILDHGQIVGRLIYEHMLDAPEGLYGSGLGSNYQAQGLKLSKHFRAG, encoded by the coding sequence ATGGCTTCTGCGACGCGCAGCACGGGTATTTTGGCGGACAGCGCCATTCGCGGCTTGTTCGACGGCGGCAGGCTGAAAAGCGAGGCGCTGCTCGACGAAGACCAGATCCAGCCGGCCAGCCTGGACCTGCGCCTCGGCGCAAGGGCCTTCCGCGTGCGCGCCAGCTTCCTTCCGGGCCCGTCGAACCTCGTTGCCGACAAGCTCGACCGGTTGAAGCTGCATGTCATCGACCTTTCCGAGGGCGCGGTGCTGGAGACGGGCTGCGTCTATATCGTGCCGCTGATGGAAAGCCTCGACCTGCCGCCGGAACTTGCCGCCTCTGCCAACCCCAAGAGCTCCACTGGCCGCCTCGACATCTTCACCCGCGTCATCACCGATCGCGCGCAGGAATTCGACAAGATCCCCGCCGGCTATTGCGGCCCGCTTTATCTCGAAATCTCGCCGCGCACCTTCCCCATCGTGGTGCGCCGCGGCTCGCGCCTGTCGCAGATCCGGTTCCGCAAGGGCAATGCGCTGCTCGGCGAGAGCGAACTGCTCGCCCTGCACGGCAGCGACACACTGGTCGCCAGCGAGACGCCGAACGTTTCGGGCGGCGGCATCGCGCTGTCCATCGACCTCAAGGGCACCGGGCCGGAGGGCCTGATCGGCTATCGCGGCAAGCACCACACCGCCGTCGTCGATGTCGACCGCAAGAACCAGCACGACATCTTCGATTTCTGGGAGCCGCTGTTCAGCCGCGGCCGCAACGAGCTGATCCTCGATCCGGACGAGTTCTACATCCTCGTCTCGCGCGAGGCCGTGCATGTGCCGCCGCGCTATGCGGCGGAGATGACGCCCTTCGACCCGCTCGTCGGCGAATTCCGCGTGCACTATGCCGGCTTCTTCGATCCCGGTTTCGGCCATGCGCCGGCCGGCGGCTCCGGCAGCCGCGCGGTGCTGGAAGTGCGCAGCCACGAAGTGCCCTTCATTCTCGATCATGGCCAGATCGTCGGCCGCCTGATCTACGAGCACATGCTGGACGCGCCCGAAGGCCTCTACGGTTC
- a CDS encoding Hsp33 family molecular chaperone: protein MAENDLKLGEPGFAGDDHILPFQVEGLDVRGRAVQLGPLLDGILGRHDYPAPVARLLAEAITLTVLLGTSLKFEGKLIVQTKGDGPVDLLVADFSAPEDVRAYARFDQAALDAAVAAGKTEPHELLGQGILAFTIDQGAHTQRYQGIVPLDGHTLEDIAGVYFRQSEQIPTKVRLGVAELYDRDEAGKARHRWRAGGMVAQFLPQAPERMRQADLPGGDGEEAGHKIDDDDNWAEAKTMVETIDADELTDPNVGTERLLFRLFHERGVRVYQPQRVFDRCSCSREKLKGVLAGLSADDIAHTADEKGEIAVTCEFCSTTYRFEASEVLPQ, encoded by the coding sequence ATGGCTGAGAATGACCTGAAACTCGGTGAGCCCGGCTTTGCCGGCGACGATCATATTCTGCCGTTCCAGGTGGAAGGTCTCGACGTGCGCGGCCGCGCGGTGCAGCTCGGCCCCCTGCTCGACGGCATTCTGGGCCGGCACGACTATCCGGCGCCCGTCGCCCGGCTGCTGGCCGAGGCGATCACGCTGACCGTGCTGCTCGGCACATCACTGAAGTTCGAGGGCAAGCTGATCGTCCAGACCAAAGGCGACGGCCCCGTCGACCTGCTCGTCGCCGATTTCTCGGCGCCCGAGGACGTGCGCGCCTATGCCCGTTTCGACCAGGCCGCGCTCGACGCTGCCGTCGCCGCCGGCAAGACGGAGCCGCACGAGCTGCTCGGCCAGGGCATCCTCGCGTTCACCATCGACCAGGGCGCGCACACCCAGCGCTACCAGGGCATCGTTCCGCTGGACGGCCATACGCTGGAGGACATCGCCGGCGTCTATTTCCGCCAGTCGGAGCAGATCCCGACCAAGGTGCGCCTCGGCGTAGCCGAACTCTACGACCGGGACGAAGCCGGCAAGGCCCGTCATCGCTGGCGCGCCGGCGGCATGGTCGCGCAGTTCCTGCCGCAAGCGCCCGAGCGCATGCGCCAGGCCGACCTGCCGGGCGGCGACGGCGAGGAGGCCGGCCACAAGATCGATGACGACGACAACTGGGCGGAAGCCAAGACGATGGTCGAGACAATCGACGCCGACGAGCTGACGGATCCGAATGTCGGCACCGAGCGGCTGCTGTTCCGGCTCTTCCACGAGCGCGGCGTGCGCGTCTACCAGCCGCAGCGGGTCTTCGACCGCTGCTCCTGCTCGCGCGAGAAGCTGAAAGGCGTGCTGGCCGGCCTCAGCGCCGACGACATCGCGCACACGGCGGACGAAAAGGGCGAGATCGCGGTCACCTGCGAGTTCTGCTCGACCACCTACCGCTTCGAGGCGTCGGAAGTCCTGCCGCAGTAA
- a CDS encoding O-succinylhomoserine sulfhydrylase, with the protein MSKSWRPATQLVHGGTTRSQHGETAEAIFLTQGFVYDTSAAAEARFKGETDGFIYARYGSPTNDMFEKRMCMLEGAEDARATASGMAAVSAAILCQLKAGDHIVAARALFGSCRWVVETLAPKYGIECTLVDGRDLANWEKAIRKNTKVFFLESPTNPTLEVIDIAGVAKLANQIGAKVVVDNVFATPLFQKPLELGAHVVVYSATKHIDGQGRCLGGVVLSDKEWIDENLHDYFRHTGPAMSPFNAWTLLKGIETLPLRVKQQTENASRIADFLADQKQIARVIYPGRKDHPQADIIAKQMTGGSTLVCFDLKGGKDAAFALQDALDVVKISNNLGDAKSLITHPATTTHKNLTDEARAELGISAGTVRFSAGIEDSEDLLEDFARALSKIGA; encoded by the coding sequence ATGAGCAAGTCCTGGCGCCCGGCCACCCAACTCGTTCACGGCGGAACCACCCGCTCCCAGCACGGCGAAACCGCCGAGGCGATCTTCCTGACCCAGGGTTTCGTCTATGACACGTCGGCTGCGGCCGAAGCCCGCTTCAAGGGCGAGACGGACGGCTTCATCTACGCCCGCTACGGCAGCCCGACCAACGACATGTTCGAAAAGCGCATGTGCATGCTGGAAGGCGCCGAGGATGCCCGCGCGACGGCCTCCGGCATGGCCGCCGTCTCCGCCGCGATCCTCTGCCAGCTCAAGGCCGGTGACCATATCGTCGCCGCCCGCGCCCTCTTCGGCTCCTGCCGTTGGGTGGTCGAGACGCTGGCGCCGAAATACGGCATCGAATGCACGCTGGTCGACGGCCGCGACCTCGCCAACTGGGAAAAGGCCATCCGGAAGAACACCAAGGTGTTCTTCCTCGAAAGCCCGACCAACCCGACGCTCGAGGTCATCGACATCGCCGGCGTGGCGAAGCTCGCCAACCAGATCGGCGCCAAGGTCGTCGTCGACAACGTCTTCGCGACCCCGCTCTTCCAGAAGCCGCTGGAACTCGGCGCGCATGTCGTCGTCTATTCCGCCACCAAGCATATCGACGGCCAGGGCCGCTGCCTCGGCGGCGTGGTGCTGTCCGACAAAGAGTGGATCGACGAGAACCTGCACGACTACTTCCGCCACACCGGCCCGGCCATGTCGCCGTTCAACGCCTGGACGCTGCTGAAGGGCATCGAGACGCTGCCGCTGCGCGTCAAGCAGCAGACGGAGAATGCAAGCCGCATCGCCGACTTCCTCGCGGACCAGAAGCAGATCGCCCGCGTGATCTATCCGGGCCGCAAGGACCACCCGCAGGCCGATATTATCGCCAAGCAGATGACGGGCGGCTCGACGCTGGTCTGCTTCGACCTGAAGGGCGGCAAGGACGCGGCCTTCGCGCTGCAGGACGCGCTCGACGTCGTGAAGATCTCCAACAATCTCGGCGACGCCAAGAGCCTGATCACCCACCCGGCGACGACGACGCACAAGAACCTGACGGACGAGGCCCGCGCGGAGCTCGGCATCTCGGCCGGCACGGTGCGTTTCTCCGCCGGGATCGAGGACAGCGAAGACCTGCTCGAGGATTTTGCGCGGGCGCTTTCCAAGATCGGCGCGTGA